ACCGGGGCGCCCGAGGCGGCGCGACCGGGCGCCGGGCCGGTCGGGGTTCCGGCTCCCCGGGAGGCCACCGGGCCGGGCGCGGGCGCGGGAAGCGCCACGACACCGGGGGCGGCCAGCGCGCCCGAGATCGTGGTGGACGCTGTCTGGTTCCGTTATGCCGGCAGCCGGCAGAACGCCTGGTCCTCGGCCGGCCGGGACGTACGCCGCCGCTGGTGGTACGTCGCGGACGACGAGGAGGAGGACGAGGAGCAGGAATCCCGGCGGGCGACCTCGGGCGAGGCCACCCCGGCCGGCGGCCCCGGTCCAACCGAGCACTGGGCGCTGCGCGACGTCCAGCTCACCGCGGGGGCCGGCGAGAAGACGGCGATCGTCGGCGCGAGCGGCGCGGGCAAGACGACGCTCGGCTATCTCCTGTCCGGGGTGCACCGCCCCGACCGCGGCCGCCTCCTGCTCGACGGCACGGACTTCGCGGACCTCACCTGGAGCGCCCTACGGGCGACGATCGGCGTCGTCCCGCAGGATCCCCACCTGTTCAACGACACGATCGCCGCGAACGTCCGCTATGGGCGGCTCGACGCCACCGACGAGGCGATCACCGCGGCGGTGGTCGACGCGGGCCTCGGTCCGATGCTGGAGCGCCTACCCAGAGGCATCCGAACGAAGGTGGGTGCCCGGGGCTACCAGCTCTCGGGCGGGGAGCGCCAGCGCCTCGCGCTCGCCCGGGTCCTGATCGCCGACCCGCCGGTGCTCATCCTCGACGAGGCGACCTCCCAGCTCGACGCGGCGACCGAGCACACCGTCCAGGAGGCGCTGACCCGCCTCGGAGCGGGGCGGACCCGCCTCGTCATCGCGCACCGGCTGTCCACGATCGTCGACGCCGACCGCATCTACGTGATGGGCGAGGGCTCCGTGGTCGAGCACGGCACCCACGCCGAACTGATCAAGGCCGACGGCGCCTACGCCCGTCTGTACCACCGGCAGCTCCGCCGAGAGGTCACCAGAGCAGGTTGAGCTGCCGGCCGCCGGCCACCGGGTCACCGAGCTCGGCGTCGGCCCCCGGCTCACCGAGCTCGGCGTCGGCCCCCGGCCCGCCGGCGCGGGCCGGCATCCGGCGCAGGACCCCGGGAAGCTCCCCGGTGTGCACCACGGTGAGCACACGGGTGGCCCGGGTCAACGCCACGTAGAGATCGGCCAGGCCCCGGGTCGGGCCGGCCAGGATCTCGGCCGGTTCGACGAGGACCACCGCGTCGAACTCGAGGCCCTTGGACTCCGCGACGGTGAGCACGGCGACGGGCGCGTCGAGCAGCAGGTCTGCCTCCGCCGGCTCCCGGCCCCCGGTCGGCCGGTCGGCGGGGGCGTTCAGGTCGTCCAGGTCGTCGGGCTGGCGCGGCAGCGCGAGCTGGGGCGCGGCCGCGCGCAGGGCGGCGCGGATGGCCGCGGTCCGCCCCGGCGGACAGATCACGGCGACCCGCCCGCCGGCCGCCTCGCCCGCGGCCCGCACGGACTCGTCGACCACGCCCCGCACGAGCGCCTCGGCGGCGGCGGGCGTCCGGACGGCGTCCGGGCGCCGGCCGGCGGACCGGACCGACAGGGGCGGCGCGGCCTCGGGATCGGCCGCCGCCAGCACGTCGGCCGCGACGTCCATGATCTCGCTGGGGGTCCGGTAGTTCACGCTGAGCCGCTCGACGGTGTAGCGGGCGCCGACAGCCGGGCCCAGCAGCTCGCCCCAGCTCGCCGGCGGCCGCGGGCGGGCCGCCTGGGCGAGATCACCGACGAGCGTCGCGGTGCGCCCGGGGCAGCGTCGCCACAGCAGCCGCCACAGCATGGGCGAGACCTCCTGGGCCTCGTCGACGATGAGGTGGCCGAACGTCCAGGTCCGGTCCCCGGTCGCGTACTCCGCGGCGCCGCGGCGCTGCCGGGGCGCGGTCCAGCGCTCGGCCACCGTGTCGGCGTCGAGCCGGTCGTCGAGGCCGAGCATCTCCAGCACGCCGCGGGCGTACTCCCGCTCGGCCGCGCGCTCGGCCGCGGCGCGGCGCTCCTCGTCGCGACGGGCGTCCTCCTCCGGGTCGCCGAGCAGCTCGGCGGCCTCGTCCAGCAGGGGGACGTCCGCCGGAGTCCAGTGGATCCGGCCGGTTCCGGCGGTGCGCCGCCCTGGCGCGTCCACCGGGCCGGCCCGCCGCAGCAGGGCGCGTTCCTGCGCGGTGAGCCGGGTGCCGGCGGCCCGGGCGAGGAGGTCCGGCGAGGCGTACAGGTCGGCCAGCAGGCGGGCCGGGGTGAGCAGCGGCCACAGGTCGTTCAGGGCCCGACGCACACCGGGGTCCGCCCACAGCCCGGAGGTGACCTCCGAGCGTTCCTCGGGCTCCCACAACCCGCCGGGCAACCGGGAGACCACCTGGTTCGTCAACGCACCGAGCAGCTCGCGGATGAACACGCGGCGCGCGGAGTTGTGCGGGCGGCGGCTGCGCCGGGCCCTGGTCCGGGCCCGGACGATGGTGTCCCGGTCCAGGTGCAGGTCATGCTCGTCGTGGCGGATCCGCACGCCACGGCCCGGGGCCCGCTGGCGGTCCCGGACCGCGCCGGCGATGACGTCGGCCATCCGCCCGTCGCCCTTGAGGGCCGCGGCGGCTACCGGGTCCTCGCCGGTCGCGTCCACGCCGGGGAAGAGCCGTCCCGGGGTCGCGAACATCACCCCGGTCTCGCCGAGCGAGGGCAGCACCTGCTCGATGTAGCGGAGGAAGACCGGACTGGGCCCGACCACGAGCACCCCGGACCGGACGAGACGGTCACGGTGGGTGTACAGCAGGTAGGCGGCGCGGTGCAGGGCGACGGCGGTCTTGCCGGTCCCCGGTCCGCCGTCGACCACCAGCACCGCGTTCGCGGCCGCCCGGATGATCCGGTCCTGCTCGGCCTGCAGCGTCGAGACGATGTCGTGCATCCGGCCCGTACGCGGGGCGGACAGCGCCTCCAGGAGCATCGTGTCCCCGGTCGCGCCGAGCCCGGCCTCGGCGGCCGCACCGCTCTCGGCGGCCGCACCGTTCCCGGCGGCCGCACCGTTCCCGGCGGCCGCACCGTTCCCGGCGGCCGCACCGTTCCCGGCGGCCGCGGCGTTCCCGGCGGCCGCGGCGTCGTCGGCGGCACCGTCGTCGGCCCCGGCCCGCGCGAGGTAGGCGCGTGGGTCGAGCGGGTCGTCGGCGATGCCGGTGACCCGCCGGCCGCGGGTGCGCAGGTGGCGGCGGCGGGTCAGGCCCCGCGGATCGGCGATGGTCGCCTGGTAGAACGCGGTGGCCACCGGCGCCCGCCAGTCGACCAGGATCGGCTCCTGCTCCTGGTCGGACAGCCCGATCCGGCCGATGTAGGTGCGCCCCCCGGCCGCGTGGTCCATCGCGCCGAAGCACAGCCGCCCCTCGGCGGCGTCGAGCCGGGCCAGCCGGTCGGCATGTGTCGCGGCGAACACGTCGCGTTCCACGATCGACTGTGGCGTGCCGGTGCCCGCCTCGAGCAGCACCTGCCGGAGCTGTCCCCTGGTGGTCTCCCGGACCTCGTCCAACCGGCCGTAGAGGGTGTCGACGTAGGCCTGCTCACGGGCGAGCTCTGCGTCACGTGTCGTCGGCACCGGGATGTCCCTTCAGGTCGGGTGGCGGAGACGGGTCGGGAGAGGATCCTGACGCGCGGCCACGGGCGCCCAACAGCCCACCACACTCGGATCATCCCGCCCGCCGGAGCGCACACCACGACGTGTCCCGCTGTCGGCCTGCCGCGTGTTCCGGACGGGCGTTCCGCCGGCCACGGCTACTTCTCGACCACCCAGGCTACGTCCAGCCCGGCGTCCCGCGGGCGGCGGGCGGCGTGACGGTCGCCGGGCCCGCCCCACGTCCGGGCGGTCGGGCAGCGGTCACCCGCCCGGTGCGGCGCCCTGCCGCACGTCGTCGGCGTCGTGTTCGAGCCGGGTGCGCACCAGCGCCGCGATCAGGCGCGGGACGTCCTCCCGTTCGACGAGGTCGCTCAGATCCCGGGGATCGGTCGGCAGGCCCAGCTCGGCCGCGGCCGCGAGCGCCCGCCGGTCCGCGTAGGGCACGAGCTCGTCCCAGGCCGCCTGGGCCTCGCGCAGGAAGATGTCCGCGCCGACCGGCCCGATTCCCTTGATCTTCTGGAGCAGGGCCCGCTCGCGGTCCGGGGTGTGCTCCGCCGCGTCACGCAGGCGCCGGATGTCGCCGTCGTAGGTGTCGAGCAGATAGGCGCAGGCGTCGCCGAGCGTGCGCGAGGTGCTCTCGTCGTAGCGGGCGTACCCGCTGCGGTTGAGCACGCGGGTCCGGTCCGCCCATGGCGCCTCGCCCAGCACGGCCGCGGACGTCCACCCCTGCTCACGCAGCGCGCGGAACGCGCCGACCGCGGTCGGTGTGCGGATGCGGGCGCTCGCGAGCAACGCGAACACCAGCAGCCCGAACATCGCCTCGGCCGTGTCGGCGGGTACGTCGACGTCGATCTCCTCGGCGTACGTGCGGCCGTGCCGGGCGAGCAGCTCACGCACAATCGCGCCGGTGTCAGTTCCAGCCATGGGACTGGGCTACCCGCGACGCTCCCCCGCACTCCCGGCCGAAATCGGCGGAGCGCTACGCGAAGGCGAACTCCCGGATCAGGCGGACGAGTTCGAGCGGGCGGTCGCTCTGCACCGCGTGACCGGCGCCGTCCACCACCGCGGTGCGCAGCGCGGGCAGCCGGCGCCGGAACTGCTCGACGTCGTCGTCATGGACGAACCGGGACAGCGCGCCGCGCACGAGCAGCAGCGGGACGGTGATCGTGTCGACCTCCTCCCACAGGCGGTCCATGCTGGTCATCTCGCTCGCCGCCGGCCCGGGACCGGCCAGGTCGTAACGCCACGCCCACCGGCCGTCGGCGCGCTGGTAGGCGTTGTGCCGCACGCCGCGGCGCACGCCCGAGGCCGGCCGGTTCGGGCTGAGCCGGACGGCCGCGTCGGCCATCTGCTCGAACGAGTCGTAGGTGGGCTGGCCGCCGACCAGCGCCACCGCGCCGCGGTCCGCGACGCCCATCGCCCGGCTCCGGTCCGCCGACTGGGGGGTGACGTCCACGATGACCGCGCGCCGGCACAGGTCGGGCCGGGTCGCGGCGAGGTGGATGGTGGTGGCGCCCCCGAGGGACATGCCGACGACGACCGCCGTCTTCGGGGCGAGCTCGTCGAGCGCCGTCGCCACCGCCGCGCCGTTCGCCCACGGGCCGTAGTTCCGCTCCGGATGCCGGAACGAGCGACCGTGACCGGGCAGGTCGAAGGCGATCGCGGGCCGGCCGAGGGCCAGGGCGACCGAATCCCAGGTGTGGGCGTTCTGGCCGCCGCCGTGCAGGAACACGATCTCCGGGTCGGCCGCCCCCCACCGGATGTGGCTCAGCCGCCGCCCGGGTCCGACCTCCACGTGGCCGCGGGTGACCTCCGGCCGGCCCTGGTAGGGGATGCCCAGTTCCTCCGCGTTCTCGTGGAGCAGCCCGAACTCGTCGTAGTCGGCACGGTCGTCCTGGATCTCGTTGTCGTCCTGGATCTCGTTGGTCTCGACGTCCGGCAGATCGCCCATGATCCCGCCTCGCTCTCGTCACCGCCTGTTCGCCCACCCGGTACCGCCTGACGCGGCGGCGGACAGGTCGCCAAGGGAGAATGTAGGACTCATCGGCGCGACGCGTACCGGCCCGGGCGACCGGGGCCACGAGAGGAACCCATGAGCGGCTTCAGCCTTGATCTCACCGACGAGCAGACCGAGCTCCGGCGGTGGGTGCACGGCTTCGCCGCGGACGTCGTCCGCCCTGCGGCGGCCGAGTGGGACGAGCGGGAGGAGACTCCCTGGCCGGTGATCCAGGAGGCTGCCAAGATCGGCCTCTACAACTTCGACACGTTGGCCGCCCTGTGGGCCGAGGAGACCGGCCTGGGCCTGCCGATCCTCTCCGAGGAGCTGTTCTGGGGCGACGCCGGCATCGGCATGTCGATCATGGGAACGTCGCTGGCGGTCGCCGGGATCGCGTCCGCCGGGACGTTCGACCAGCTCGGCGAGTGGGTGCCCCAGTGCTTCGGTGACGCCGCCGACCCGAAGGTGGCCGCGTACTGCGTGTCCGAGCCCGAGGCCGGCTCGGACGTCTCGTCGATGCGGGTCCGCGCCCGCTACGAGGAGGCGACGGACGAATGGGTGATCAACGGCCAGAAGGCATGGATCACGAACGGCGGCATCGCGAACGTCCACGTGGTCGTCGCCTCGGTCGACCCGGCGCTGCGGGCCCGCGGCCAGGCCGCGTTCGTCGTCCCGCCCGGCACCCCGGGACTTACCGGCAACAGGAAGATCAAGAAGCTCGGCCTGCGGGCCTCGCACACCGCCGACGTCTTCCTCGACGACGTCCGGGTACCCGGCCGGTGCCTGCTCGGCGGCAAGGAGAAGCTGGACGAGCGGCTCGCCCGCGCCCGCGAGGGCTCCCGCTCCTCGGGGCAGGCCGCCCTGCAGACCTTCGAGATGACCCGGCCCACGGTCGGCGCGCAGGCGGTGGGCATCGCCCGGGCCGCCTACGAGTACGCGCTGGACTACGCCCGGCACCGCGAGCAGTTCGGACGTCCGATCATCACCAACCAGGCGGTCGCGTTCGCGCTGGCCGACCTGCGGATGGAGATCGACGCGGCCCGCCTGCTCATCTGGCGCGCCGCGTGGATGGGCCGCAACGAACGGCGCTTCGAGGCCGGGGAGGGCTCGATGTCGAAGCTCAAGGCCGGCGAGGTCGCGGTGTGGGCGACCGAGAAGGCGGTGCAGATCCTCGGCGGCGCCGGCTACAGCCGGGAGCACCCGGTGGAGCGCATGTACCGCGACGCCAAGATCTACACCATCTTCGAGGGGACGTCGGAGATCCAGCGGCTCGTGGTCGCGCGGGCGATCTCCGGCATGCACCTCTCCTGATCCACCCGATCCACCTGATCCGTCTGACCCTGCCGATCCGCCCGATCGGCCCAGGCACGGTGACAGCGGTGGATGGAGCACGGATTTAAGGGATTGACTTGCGGAATCCCGGCAACAGACGGGGTTCGCCGACCCGAAGCGGTCTTCAATCTGGCGTAGGCCGGACCGCCGATGCGGGAACGGGGGCGATGTCGGGGGCATCGACCGTGTCTGGTGGTCCGGCCGGGGGGCGTCAGCCGGCCGTCCGGCCAAGGGCGTCCGCCCGTCGTCCGGCCAAGGGCGTCAGCCGGTCAGGCCCGCCGCGCTGAGGTAGGCCACGCTCGCGTGGCTGTCGACCGGGCGGCCCGACCCGTCGACACACCGGACGGTGGCGGTCACGTCGCGCTCGCCGGAACCCGCGGCCCGGTCGTCCACCGAGCATCTCGCGGTCGGCTCGCCGTAGGCGGTCACGCTCAGGTGATCGGGCGTCCCGGCGACACCGGGCAGGACCACCTCGTAGACACCGACTCCCGTGCGCCGCACCGTGTTGACCGATCCGGCGCTGTTCGCCGAGTAACGCGCCCAGGCGTCGACCGCGTCCCCGAGCGGCGCCGGCTCCAGCGGTCCGCCGTCGCGGACGACGCCGGTGAACAGCTGCGCGAACGTGCCGGCGCCGGTCGGCACCAGCGCGTCGCGGTCGGTGTACAGCAGGACGAACGGCGTGTCCGCCGGCGTCGTGCCCTCGGCGCAGCCGACCAGGACGGACTGCCGGTCGGCCCTGACCTCCCGGCCGAGGGCGTTGCACCCGGCGGCGGAGTCACCGGCCGCGTTGACCTGGAGGTTGTTGCCGGGGCGGACGAACTCGGCCCCGACCAGGTCGACGGCATAGCGGCCGGTGCCGAGGCGGTGGACGGCAACCGTGCCAGGCCCCGACACGCTGTAGGCGTCGCGGGGCCGGGAGTCGGAGTGGTCGGCGCGGTCGAGGCGCACGTAGGCATAGGGAGCGTCCCCGGCCGGTGGCCGGTAGCCCTCGGGCGCGTAGGTGAACAGCAGACTGAACCGGGAGTCGACGAACTGGCCGGTCGGACGGCGGCAGGCCAGGTCGACCCGCTCGTCCAGCCGCCCGGACGCCCCGGACCGCGGTCCTCCGGCGGTCACCGCGTCGCCAGGTCCGTCCGGCGACGGTCGTACCGCCTCCCAGTCGACCACGTGGCAGTGGGCCGGCGCGGCCGCACCGGCGTCGCCGGTCGCGTCGCCGGTCGTGGCGGGTTTCGGGTCGGTACCGGCCGGGCCGGCCGGCCCTGGCCCGCCGATCGCCGTCGCCAGGGCGACGCCACGCCGCTGCGACACGCCCAGGCCGGGGAACACCACGCTGTAACGACCCACGGCCATCCGGGAGATCACCGGCCTGGCCTCGGCCAGGGCATCGATGACCTGCCAGCTTCCGGCGGCGGCGGAGTCGGGCGGCTCCAGCGGAGCCGCCGGCGACACGACGTCGGAGCGCAGGAAGCCCCAGCGGGGGCCGATCGGTTCGCCGCTCCCGTCGCCGCCGGACCCGCCGGCCGCGTACACGGCGGGATCGTCGCGGACAGCGGCGAGCGTGACAAGCGTCACCGCAGTGATGAGCGCCAGGACGGCGAGCACCGCGCTGGTCACCGTGGCCCGACTCAAACGCGGCACGCGTCAAGCCCTTTCGTCGTCGGCGCTCGCGACCGCGGCCGTGCCCACCCCATCCGGGCGCGAGGTATGTCGTAGCCGAGAATGGCACAACTGTGGGTGTGCCCGCACAGAGACCCCAGGCAGGCATGTATCCGCCCAGATCCTCAGGTACCGCCCGGTCGGCGCGGCGTTCAGCGGGCGAAACGGTCCGTGGCCGGCGGGTCCCTCCATGCCCGCCGCTACGCCGAACCGGCCTTGCGGGCAGCGACAATCACCGTGCCGACATCATCCCGGTGACCTGCAGGAGGACATTCCATGGGACGGTCCAGACCGACATTCCGCCGAGGTGGCCTCGGCTTTCTGCTCGCTGTCCTGGCGGCCACGGGGGCCGCGTGCCAACCCGGCCCGACGGGCGGCCCGGGCGGTGGGGCCGACTCCCCTCCCGCGGCCGACACAGGGGCCACACCACGTCCGGACCCGGAGGACCTGCGCCGCGTCTCGAAGGAAATAAACCAGCGGGTCACGGCCTATGCCCAGACCCATGACACCTCGTACTCCTTCGGGGTCTACATAGATTCCGGGATAGGACGGGTCATCCTGGAGACCGACGCCCCGGCGGCCGTGACGGAGCGACTCGTCGGCGCCGACGCCGATCTCGTCCAGATCCGGCGAGAAAAGGTCGAGGACTACTAGGCGCGGACATCACCGTACAACCAACTTTTTGTACGGATTTGCTTGTCAAGAAGGAGACAGGCGTCGAAACCTCGACGCTCCGAACCACCTCGATACTGTGCCGGCGAT
Above is a window of Parafrankia discariae DNA encoding:
- a CDS encoding HelD family protein, yielding MPTTRDAELAREQAYVDTLYGRLDEVRETTRGQLRQVLLEAGTGTPQSIVERDVFAATHADRLARLDAAEGRLCFGAMDHAAGGRTYIGRIGLSDQEQEPILVDWRAPVATAFYQATIADPRGLTRRRHLRTRGRRVTGIADDPLDPRAYLARAGADDGAADDAAAAGNAAAAGNGAAAGNGAAAGNGAAAGNGAAAESGAAAEAGLGATGDTMLLEALSAPRTGRMHDIVSTLQAEQDRIIRAAANAVLVVDGGPGTGKTAVALHRAAYLLYTHRDRLVRSGVLVVGPSPVFLRYIEQVLPSLGETGVMFATPGRLFPGVDATGEDPVAAAALKGDGRMADVIAGAVRDRQRAPGRGVRIRHDEHDLHLDRDTIVRARTRARRSRRPHNSARRVFIRELLGALTNQVVSRLPGGLWEPEERSEVTSGLWADPGVRRALNDLWPLLTPARLLADLYASPDLLARAAGTRLTAQERALLRRAGPVDAPGRRTAGTGRIHWTPADVPLLDEAAELLGDPEEDARRDEERRAAAERAAEREYARGVLEMLGLDDRLDADTVAERWTAPRQRRGAAEYATGDRTWTFGHLIVDEAQEVSPMLWRLLWRRCPGRTATLVGDLAQAARPRPPASWGELLGPAVGARYTVERLSVNYRTPSEIMDVAADVLAAADPEAAPPLSVRSAGRRPDAVRTPAAAEALVRGVVDESVRAAGEAAGGRVAVICPPGRTAAIRAALRAAAPQLALPRQPDDLDDLNAPADRPTGGREPAEADLLLDAPVAVLTVAESKGLEFDAVVLVEPAEILAGPTRGLADLYVALTRATRVLTVVHTGELPGVLRRMPARAGGPGADAELGEPGADAELGDPVAGGRQLNLLW
- a CDS encoding HhH-GDP family DNA glycosylase, producing the protein MAGTDTGAIVRELLARHGRTYAEEIDVDVPADTAEAMFGLLVFALLASARIRTPTAVGAFRALREQGWTSAAVLGEAPWADRTRVLNRSGYARYDESTSRTLGDACAYLLDTYDGDIRRLRDAAEHTPDRERALLQKIKGIGPVGADIFLREAQAAWDELVPYADRRALAAAAELGLPTDPRDLSDLVEREDVPRLIAALVRTRLEHDADDVRQGAAPGG
- a CDS encoding alpha/beta fold hydrolase, which gives rise to MGDLPDVETNEIQDDNEIQDDRADYDEFGLLHENAEELGIPYQGRPEVTRGHVEVGPGRRLSHIRWGAADPEIVFLHGGGQNAHTWDSVALALGRPAIAFDLPGHGRSFRHPERNYGPWANGAAVATALDELAPKTAVVVGMSLGGATTIHLAATRPDLCRRAVIVDVTPQSADRSRAMGVADRGAVALVGGQPTYDSFEQMADAAVRLSPNRPASGVRRGVRHNAYQRADGRWAWRYDLAGPGPAASEMTSMDRLWEEVDTITVPLLLVRGALSRFVHDDDVEQFRRRLPALRTAVVDGAGHAVQSDRPLELVRLIREFAFA
- a CDS encoding acyl-CoA dehydrogenase family protein; this encodes MSGFSLDLTDEQTELRRWVHGFAADVVRPAAAEWDEREETPWPVIQEAAKIGLYNFDTLAALWAEETGLGLPILSEELFWGDAGIGMSIMGTSLAVAGIASAGTFDQLGEWVPQCFGDAADPKVAAYCVSEPEAGSDVSSMRVRARYEEATDEWVINGQKAWITNGGIANVHVVVASVDPALRARGQAAFVVPPGTPGLTGNRKIKKLGLRASHTADVFLDDVRVPGRCLLGGKEKLDERLARAREGSRSSGQAALQTFEMTRPTVGAQAVGIARAAYEYALDYARHREQFGRPIITNQAVAFALADLRMEIDAARLLIWRAAWMGRNERRFEAGEGSMSKLKAGEVAVWATEKAVQILGGAGYSREHPVERMYRDAKIYTIFEGTSEIQRLVVARAISGMHLS